A single region of the Lotus japonicus ecotype B-129 chromosome 4, LjGifu_v1.2 genome encodes:
- the LOC130713920 gene encoding receptor-like protein 4: MIASQKKKRVRNKSNLMLLRFLLLWLLCVAFASSDAGQAPFAMRVSCGALKNVQTRPTSTVWQKDFGYTGGISANATRPSYITPPLNTLRYFPLSEGPQNCYNIDRVPKGHYSIRIFFGLVGHSGDIKEPLFDISIEGTQIYSLKSGWTRQDDQVFSEALVFLTNDSVSICFHSTGHGDPAILSIEILQVDDKAYHFVPQWNQGIILRTVKRLSCGFGQSKFDVDYGGDSRGGDRFWQRVRTFGQNSDRPRSVESRIKQASYPPNFYAEALYQSALVSTSSQPDLTYILEVDPNRNYSIWLHFAEIDNSVRDVGQRVFDIMINGDLAFKDVDIVKYSGDIYTALVLNTTVIVNGRILTITLSPKQDNLAIINAIEIFEVIMADSKTLSDEVRALQTLKNALELPPRLGWNGDPCVPQQHPWRGVDCQLNRSTGSWIIDGLVLDNQGLKGSLPNDISRLLNLQILNLSGNSIHGAIPSSLGTMTNLQVLDLSYNLFDGSIPESLGQLASLKTLNLNSNILSKKVPATLGGRLLHRASFNFTDNAGLCGIPGLPTCGHLSPGAKVSLGLGASFVFLLLITGSVCWWKRRKNILRAQQIAARAAPYAKARTHYSRDVQMTRHHHHHGNTRTAAENGPVLLS; the protein is encoded by the exons ATGATTGcgtctcagaagaagaagagagtgaGAAACAAGTCTAACCTAATGCTTCTTCGTTTTCTCCTGCTATGGTTACTCTGCGTTGCTTTTGCTTCCTCTGATGCTGGCCAAG CGCCATTTGCCATGCGTGTAAGCTGTGGAGCTCTTAAAAATGTTCAAACTAGACCGACCAGTACCGTTTGGCAAAAAGACTTTGGATATACAGGAGGGATATCCGCTAATGCAACTCGTCCGAGTTACATTACCCCGCCGCTCAACACTCTTCGCTATTTCCCCTTGTCTGAGGGCCCTCAAAATTGTTACAACATTGATAGAGTGCCAAAGGGTCACTACTCGATCCGGATCTTTTTTGGACTTGTTGGTCATTCTGGAGATATCAAGGAACCTCTATTTGATATCTCCATTGAGGGCACTCAGATATATTCTTTGAAATCAGGTTGGACCAGACAAGATGATCAAGTATTTTCTGAGGCCTTAGTGTTTCTTACAAATGACTCTGTCTCGATATGTTTCCACAGCACGGGCCATGGCGATCCGGCAATCCTTTCTATTGAGATTCTTCAAGTCGATGATAAAGCTTATCATTTTGTGCCGCAGTGGAATCAAGGGATAATACTTAGAACAGTTAAAAGGCTGAGTTGTGGTTTTGGACAGTCAAAATTTGATGTAGATTATGGTGGGGATTCCAGGGGAGGGGACAGATTTTGGCAACGCGTTAGAACTTTTGGTCAGAATTCTGATCGACCTAGATCTGTTGAATCGAGAATCAAACAGGCTTCATATCCACCAAACTTCTATGCAGAAGCTCTTTATCAGTCAGCACTCGTTAGCACTAGTAGTCAGCCTGATTTAACATATATATTGGAGGTGGATCCGAATAGAAACTATTCTATTTGGTTACATTTTGCAGAGATTGATAATTCAGTTAGAGATGTAGGACAAAGGGTCTTTGATATTATGATAAATGGTGATCTTGCTTTCAAAGATGTTGACATTGTCAAATATAGTGGGGATATCTACACTGCCCTTGTGCTTAATACAACTGTTATTGTTAATGGGAGGATTCTGACAATAACATTGAGCCCAAAGCAGGACAATCTTGCCATAATCAATGCCATTGAGATATTTGAGGTTATAATGGCCGACTCAAAAACTTTATCGGATGAAG TTAGGGCTTTACAAACATTGAAGAATGCATTGGAGCTTCCGCCTAGGCTTGGGTGGAATGGTGATCCATGCGTTCCTCAGCAACATCCGTGGAGAGGAGTGGATTGCCAGTTAAACAGAAGTACTGGCAGCTGGATCATTGATGGACT TGTTCTTGACAATCAAGGTCTGAAGGGTTCCCTGCCAAATGACATTTCCAGACTACTTAATCTACAGATCCT AAACTTGAGTGGAAACAGCATCCATGGAGCAATTCCATCCTCACTTGGTACAATGACTAACCTGCAAGTGCT TGACCTCTCTTACAACTTATTCGATGGATCAATTCCTGAGAGCCTTGGACAGTTGGCATCATTAAAAACACT GAATCTTAACAGCAACATCCTGTCTAAAAAGGTCCCGGCAACCCTAGGAGGAAGATTGCTGCACAGAGCAAGCTTCAA TTTTACTGACAATGCTGGTCTGTGTGGTATACCTGGATTACCTACTTGTGGACATCTTTCTCCTGGCGCGAAAGTTAGCTTAGGGTTAGGTGCTTCTTTTGTTTTCCTCCTTCTTATTACCGGTTCAGTTTGTTGGTGGAAAAGGCGGAAGAATATCCTCCGAGCTCAGCAAATTGCAG CAAGGGCAGCTCCATATGCAAAAGCAAGAACTCATTATTCACGCGACGTCCAGATGACAaggcatcatcatcatcatggaaATACACGCACTGCAGCTGAGAATGGGCCTGTCCTGCTTTCATGA